Genomic segment of Pontibacter liquoris:
ATCCTTCATGAAGGTACCATCCCGCATTTTCCCGTTATAAAAATACTGGCCCGCTTCATCCCAGAACTCTTTGTCAATGATCTTACGCACGTTAACAGCGTCTTTTTGGTAGGATTTTGCCAGGCCATCGTCTTCCAGAGCACCCGACATGTAGGAAGCAGCATCGAGCGCTGCCACCCAGCAACCAGCGAGGTAAACTTCGGTGTGCGCCCCAAAAAGGGGTCCGCCTTCAATCCAGCCATGCCCTACGTTGGTGATCTCTATCAGGCCGTCGCCATCGGTATCCGTGCTGTAACAAAAGTCCATCGCCTTTTTTAAGGAAGGCCAAATCGAACGGATGTAGTCCAGATCACCCGAATACTTCAGATAATGTGCCGCCAATACCACAAACAGGGGCGTAGCGTCCGATGCATCATAATGTACCGCCCCGCTGGAGGTTAGCTCATGGTATATTTTGCCCGTCAGGTCCTGGTATTCCACAAACACATCCAGCGCCTTCTTTACCATTTTGTGCCCTCCATAAGCATTGATGGCCATGCCACTCCATTGGGCATCTCTTCCAAAATACCAGGCATAGCCCGGACGCCCACTGATTTTTTGCCCGCCGCCCCAGCCGCGTGCCGTGGTTCCGAAACCGGCCATCAGCGAGGTTCCCAGGCCGGGGGTCTCCTGCAGGAACTGATCTGTGCGCGCCAGCGCCCATTTATACCCGGTGTTAAACGTTTCATCAGGAGTAGTCACCATCAGGCTGTTGTGTAACAAAGCCGCATAATAATCAGAAGACTTCCGGAACAGGCTGTTAAACTCGCCGGACTGCTGATGGTATAGCGCAACGGCCTCGTCCAGGCCCTCGCTACCTGCCACTACGTAAGCATTAAGCTTCCCCTTTGCCTCACTGGCATCAAAGCTGAAGAGACCGCTTAGCTGTATAAGATCCGTTTTGTTACCTGTAAACTGACCGTTCTGATAGGTAAAGCCATTGAACTGGCCTAACGCGTATGTTTGTGGTTTGCTGCTGAAGCCCATAATACTTGCCAGATCGCCCCCCTGGGCTGCGCCTACTGCAGCGTTCATCTCCGGAGACCAGACAAAGTGGATGGAAGAAGTGGCTTTGGAAGAGTAAGGCCACATATAGCGAAAGTTAGAAGTATACTTAAGAAATATCTTGTCGATAGCGGCACCCTCCCACTCGTAATGGATCGTTGCCAGGGGCTTGTCCATCGAAACGGTTGTAATTTCCCTTAGTTTAATGCCGTTGATGGTATACTCTCTGATCAGCAGCTCCGGCGAAATGATTACCGAAGGCGTAAGTTGATTAAGCCAGATGACCGAATCAGCGCCCTTCAACAACACGGCTGCCGCTATATCCCTGAACGACATAAAAGGATGAGACCATATCTCGTCAATCCCGCCCTTTTGTTTTCCCATAGCCAGCATGCGCCGGCCGGCAAGGCTGACAAAATCCTCTGTGGCTTTCTGTCTTTCGATTTGAAGAGTAAGTGCCGGCAGCTGCCATGGCGAGGCCGGTACTACACCTGTGTGAGGAAACTTTCGTTTTAAAGGTTCTACTTTTTGTGCAGCATAGCTCCAGTAGCGCGGTGTAATGGTGTTGATTTGCCCAGCCGTATAGCGGAACAGATTTCGATAGAATCGGTGAAGCTGCAGCGTGTTAAAGTTTGCGGGTGCAAAGTAGGAATAGGCGCCTACCGCTATTATTTTCCCTTTGCCAAGCTGGTATTCCAGCACAAGCTTGCTGTTTTCATGGAAAGTGATGTACGTCCACTCTGTTCCAATCACTTTTGCGATAGTAGTATCTGGCAGGTTATCCTCAAAAAAGCCGATCTTTCTTATTACATGATCTTCCTTTGCTTTCCAGGAATAAGCTCCTCCCTGTAGTCCCTCAAAAACAGGATGGGACTTAAAGGAGTGAAAGCCAAGCGGTCGACCGAATCCTTCGTCTTTGACAGTATCTGTTTTTACCTCAAACGTGTGCTTTTCAATACCCCAGTCGTTCAGCAGCTGTACGGCTTCCATCGAGAGGAGGAGCGTGCCTCCATTCCTGACAAACTCCTTCAGCGTATGCCCGGCTTCGACCTCCTGCTTAGTGCCGCGCTTCATGGAAAGCTTGTGAATCCAGACATGCGTTATGCCAGCTTTCTTTAAAGCTTTGCCCTTTTTTAAGCGGTCAAAACGGAGCCTTACAGTTTCAAAATCCTGCTGTTCCTGTAAGAAAGCATCCACTGCCGCCTGCTCATCGGCGGGCAGGCCGCTATCCAGCAAGCCTATTTTTACCTGTTGAGCAGGCGTGTTTTTCTGAGCGTGCGTAAGAGCGCTGACGAACATCAGCAAGACGATAAGCAAGGGTATTCTCATGGGGACCAGGGTGTTTGGATTAGGGCGCAGCAACAGGCTTTTTACTTTACAGAGAACTTATAAACAGCGGTGTGCTCATACTTCTCTCCCGGCTGCAGGAGGGTAGATGGGAAAGCGGGCTGGTTGGGTGAATCGGGGAAGTGTTGCGTTTCGAGGCAAAAGGCGGATCTGAAGTTATAAGGCTTGCCTCCTTTTCCTTTGTCCTTGCCATCCAGAAAGTTGCCACCATAGAACTGCAGCCCGGGCTCCGTGGTGTATACTTCCATGTACCGGCCGCTCCCGGGCTCCCACACCGTTGCTGCCAGCTTATTAGGGTTGCTGCTGTCTTTCAGCACCCAGTTATGGTCGTAGCCTTTCCCGAATTTTAATTGCTCAAAGTCTTCTGCTACTCTTTTGCCTATCGCGGTAGGCCTGTTAAAGTCCATCGGGGTTCCTACAACATTTGCAATTTGCCCGGTGGGGATCAACGTGTTATCTACAGGCGTATACTTGTCGGCATTGATCATCAGCACATGATCGTTTATACTTCCGTTGCCGGCCCCGTGCAGGTTAAAAAAGGAGTGATGCGTCAGGTTGATAACCGTTGGCTGATCGGTTTCTGCTGCGTAGGTAATTTTAAACTCATTGTCATCTGTCAGAGAATAAACCATCTTAACCTGCAGGTTGCCCGGGTACCCTTCTTCGCCATCCGGCGAAAGGCGCGTGAACTCGATCGTCTGGTCGTTCACCTGTTTGGCATCCCATACCTGCGCATTAAAGCCTTTTGTGCCCCCGTGCAGGTGGTTTGATGCGTTATTGGTTGCTAAGGTATACGGCTTTCCGTTCAGTGTAAATTTCCCGTGCGCAATGCGGTTTCCGTAGCGCCCGATCGCTGCTCCAAAATAAGGTTCGTTGGCCTTCAGATAGCCATCCAGGTCATCAAACCCCAGCACTATATCCGCAAACTGCCCCTGCTTGTCCGGCACAAGCAACGACACGACCTTTGCGCCATAGTTGGTAACGGCCATCTCCAGCCCGTTCCTGTTCTTCAGGAAGTAAAGCTGCACCTGCTTGCCGTCAAGCTCCCTGGCGAAATTGCCTGGATCCAGTGAGGCTTTGAGCTTACTTTCCGTGTTACCTGTTTTTACTACTGCATCTGCGGAGGCTTTATCTGTTTGGCTGTTGCAGGCGGCGGCCATCAAAAGCATCAGACACGGAACGATTAATTTTCCAATCTTCATAAAAATAACCCTTTGGATTCTGAAACAACTGAGCCACCCAGGCTCAGATAAAACATTACAGCCTCTGCGCAGCGTCTTTCCGGATTTCTTCCTTCCATACTTGACAAAACGCAGAGGCTGCATGTGTAGGAACTTAGATATCTTTCACGCATCGGAAACCGACGGTGGAGTTTCTTTCAAAACCCTCTGATACCCTGAGGAGGAACTGTCGGTAGTGCAGTTCGCGCGGCCCGCCCTGCACATACCACCAGCTGGAAGTGGGGTTGTAGTAAGAGCCGCCTTTCATGATGGCGTAGTCGTAGGAGCCGCTTTTGTAGATATCGTTTGTAAGTTGCCATACAGAACCTACCAGATCCTGCAGCCCGTAAGGGTTCTTTCCCTTCGGATACTTGCCTACCGGATCTTGTTTTCCGTTCCCCAGGTTTGCGTAGGCAGGATCGATTCCTTTAATCTTAAACACGGTCAGGGAGCTTGTTACAGGTTCTTCCTCACGCCGGATATTCTTTGTGTTGGCACTCCAGGGCCAGGCTCTGCCATCGGGCGTCTGCGCCGCATACTGCCATTCCACCTCGGTTGGAAGCCGCTTCCCAGCCCACCTGGCATACGCCTGCGTATCTTCATAGCTTACATATACAACCGGGTAATCCGCCATGCCTGCAGGTATCTTTCCGTTTACCCAGTGCTTTAGAAAGTTTACCGTATCGGCAGGGATATACTTGCTCTTGTTGAGGAACTCCTGGAACTGGGCATTGGTTACCGGGTGCTTGTCCATCAGGAACGCAGCCATCTGGTACGTTTTACCTTCGTTATACTTTGGGTAAGGTATAAAATCATCCCCGTGGGTAGAATGAAAGGTAAACCTGCCGGCCGGAATTTTAACCATACCACGCTTGCTGCCGCTTGCCGGCGTTTTTTCTACATGTGTGGCTAATCGAGGGGTACCCGGGCTCACCTCGATGATGTTCTCGTCCTGCAGAATGTCGTTCTCAAACAACTGTATGACAAACTTCCCCTCAAAACGGCCAAATTTGTCCAGCAAACTTATTTGATGGCTTCCGGGCTTCAGTTCCAGCGGTTTTTTCTCGTAGTCTGGTACTCCGGCCCATATTTTTATCACATCTCCCTTGTCGGTACTAACTGAGAGAAGATCACTCTCTAAAGCGGATTTGAGCAGTACAGGAAACTCGGCAATACAGTCTACTTCGCCTTCATTATTGGTCCCCAGATACGATTTGTTAAAAGCGTCTGTCTCGGCCTCTACATAGTACTTGCCCTCCTTCTTCACCGGCTGCAGCTCCTTGTGGTGCCACAGGTCCACAAAATGCTTTTTAGCTTGTGGCTTTACCTCAAAGAGCAGGTCTTTATAACCCTCCGGCACAATACTGTAAATGGTGTAGATTACCTTCTCGCCATCCACCCATTTGTTGGCATATACTTTATCGGCTGTAACCGGCACCAGCGGCGTGTAGTTTTTGGAGGTGAAGTTATAGGTGTTCTCCCGCAAAATTCTGGAAGTACGGCCCAGGTATTTGTACTGTTCCTCTGCCCAGGCAGGCTGGCCGGGACCAAATATATTCAACTCTGTTCCGTAACCATTAAAGAAAGAAGTGGCATACTCGCGCTGAATGGGCTCCTTATAAAGCTCTGCTACCCGGTAAATGGCAAATTCAGGTTTGATAAACTTGTTCAGGTTCAGCATCGGCGCATAGTATAACGCATTGTGCACCCGACCGGAAACAATACCCTGCATGTCTTTTGGCACGGCCATACCCTCGCTATACATCACGACCCCTTTCTTCACGCCGTCTGCTGCTTCCTGCAGTTCTTTGCTGGACGAGCCTTTGGTATCGAGCACCACCCCATCAGCACCGGTATTTTTGATGATATCGGCCAGGCCGCTCATGTGCCCCTCGTCTCGGGAGCTTTCATCCCAGGGATTGTAGCAAACGAAAAAGGCAGTGCCCATACTTCTTGTTTCGTCCGCCGTGCGCCGCACCTGCGATAGTCCTCCCGGAAGGTCGCGGAACATATCGAACTGGTTCCGTTGGTCCAGGCCCAGGGTCGGCCAGGTAGGCCAGATCCCTACTGCATCATCGCCACCATACAACCGCTTGCCCCGCTTCAGGAACTCGGCCAGGTGGAATTTATCATCTGCATTGTCGTAATAGAACTTATCCCAGCCCATTAACAGGTGCATCACATACGTATGGCGAATCCACTTGAGGTCCGGTCGCTCAAAAAGGGTATCGTCGAAAGAAGCTACATCATATAGATACCGCTCCTGAAACAGTTTTTTGAGTCCCTGCTGCCATTCTCCGGCGTAAGCATCAGCATAGAAATCATACTTCACAGAGCCGCCCGGCGCAATTACGGTCTCAAAACGGCGACGTGTCGCCTTGTTCATACTTGCCAGGTCCCGGCGCACCAGTGCGCATACCGCCAGGCCGTTATTCAGCGCCAGCCCGGTATACCCCAGCTCCCAGGCG
This window contains:
- a CDS encoding aldose epimerase family protein, with the protein product MKIGKLIVPCLMLLMAAACNSQTDKASADAVVKTGNTESKLKASLDPGNFARELDGKQVQLYFLKNRNGLEMAVTNYGAKVVSLLVPDKQGQFADIVLGFDDLDGYLKANEPYFGAAIGRYGNRIAHGKFTLNGKPYTLATNNASNHLHGGTKGFNAQVWDAKQVNDQTIEFTRLSPDGEEGYPGNLQVKMVYSLTDDNEFKITYAAETDQPTVINLTHHSFFNLHGAGNGSINDHVLMINADKYTPVDNTLIPTGQIANVVGTPMDFNRPTAIGKRVAEDFEQLKFGKGYDHNWVLKDSSNPNKLAATVWEPGSGRYMEVYTTEPGLQFYGGNFLDGKDKGKGGKPYNFRSAFCLETQHFPDSPNQPAFPSTLLQPGEKYEHTAVYKFSVK
- a CDS encoding formylglycine-generating enzyme family protein produces the protein MIRLGLKKAFAALLGAVVIFSAQAQDLQNITFDSGQKGVEAFTVGGKELKAAGKRPLVYYEVDKKAATSLQPERKVQVSFEQDKSFKPGYKGKITFKNSSPDTVWLSNVVPLGREGTAVYITGQGDHALSRAHLFLPGKSPVNVIVPDNAWELGYTGLALNNGLAVCALVRRDLASMNKATRRRFETVIAPGGSVKYDFYADAYAGEWQQGLKKLFQERYLYDVASFDDTLFERPDLKWIRHTYVMHLLMGWDKFYYDNADDKFHLAEFLKRGKRLYGGDDAVGIWPTWPTLGLDQRNQFDMFRDLPGGLSQVRRTADETRSMGTAFFVCYNPWDESSRDEGHMSGLADIIKNTGADGVVLDTKGSSSKELQEAADGVKKGVVMYSEGMAVPKDMQGIVSGRVHNALYYAPMLNLNKFIKPEFAIYRVAELYKEPIQREYATSFFNGYGTELNIFGPGQPAWAEEQYKYLGRTSRILRENTYNFTSKNYTPLVPVTADKVYANKWVDGEKVIYTIYSIVPEGYKDLLFEVKPQAKKHFVDLWHHKELQPVKKEGKYYVEAETDAFNKSYLGTNNEGEVDCIAEFPVLLKSALESDLLSVSTDKGDVIKIWAGVPDYEKKPLELKPGSHQISLLDKFGRFEGKFVIQLFENDILQDENIIEVSPGTPRLATHVEKTPASGSKRGMVKIPAGRFTFHSTHGDDFIPYPKYNEGKTYQMAAFLMDKHPVTNAQFQEFLNKSKYIPADTVNFLKHWVNGKIPAGMADYPVVYVSYEDTQAYARWAGKRLPTEVEWQYAAQTPDGRAWPWSANTKNIRREEEPVTSSLTVFKIKGIDPAYANLGNGKQDPVGKYPKGKNPYGLQDLVGSVWQLTNDIYKSGSYDYAIMKGGSYYNPTSSWWYVQGGPRELHYRQFLLRVSEGFERNSTVGFRCVKDI
- a CDS encoding amylo-alpha-1,6-glucosidase codes for the protein MRIPLLIVLLMFVSALTHAQKNTPAQQVKIGLLDSGLPADEQAAVDAFLQEQQDFETVRLRFDRLKKGKALKKAGITHVWIHKLSMKRGTKQEVEAGHTLKEFVRNGGTLLLSMEAVQLLNDWGIEKHTFEVKTDTVKDEGFGRPLGFHSFKSHPVFEGLQGGAYSWKAKEDHVIRKIGFFEDNLPDTTIAKVIGTEWTYITFHENSKLVLEYQLGKGKIIAVGAYSYFAPANFNTLQLHRFYRNLFRYTAGQINTITPRYWSYAAQKVEPLKRKFPHTGVVPASPWQLPALTLQIERQKATEDFVSLAGRRMLAMGKQKGGIDEIWSHPFMSFRDIAAAVLLKGADSVIWLNQLTPSVIISPELLIREYTINGIKLREITTVSMDKPLATIHYEWEGAAIDKIFLKYTSNFRYMWPYSSKATSSIHFVWSPEMNAAVGAAQGGDLASIMGFSSKPQTYALGQFNGFTYQNGQFTGNKTDLIQLSGLFSFDASEAKGKLNAYVVAGSEGLDEAVALYHQQSGEFNSLFRKSSDYYAALLHNSLMVTTPDETFNTGYKWALARTDQFLQETPGLGTSLMAGFGTTARGWGGGQKISGRPGYAWYFGRDAQWSGMAINAYGGHKMVKKALDVFVEYQDLTGKIYHELTSSGAVHYDASDATPLFVVLAAHYLKYSGDLDYIRSIWPSLKKAMDFCYSTDTDGDGLIEITNVGHGWIEGGPLFGAHTEVYLAGCWVAALDAASYMSGALEDDGLAKSYQKDAVNVRKIIDKEFWDEAGQYFYNGKMRDGTFMKDETMLSSVPVYFDAVADTAKASKTMASFSRNDYSTDWGVRILPESSEKFNPKAYHAGMVWPLFSGFVSLAEYKTGNYVSGFTHMMNNLMLYRHYGLGSTEETLNGSVYQSAGVCSQQGWSETMVLQPVSEGMLGLRPDALANMLALSPRFPWHWNTVNVDNITFGDHRLNLKMSQTPTSTTYTFKYVSAGKGCDLAFTPAILPGTRIQKVLVNGKEVTFSTHQASESIQLLLEPIHLTNETTIEIIHQGGTGVLPLVNDPVPGHSNQGAKIVGESLEGNRHTVAIEGLAGNTYQFKILSNTEVKSVEKGKILNKKGNIYTIQVTIPKGATKYKEQLVTMHLKSGLDLRSGIMQQSQGMPDPANDLR